The genomic DNA GCAACACTTGACGGTCGAGGAGGCACTGGCCTACCTGCGCCGCCACGCCGATCATTTGGAGACCATCTACTACCTCTACGTAGTCGATGATGAGCAGCACCTGGCGGGCGTGGTCTCCCTGCGGAGCCTGGTGACCGCCGATCCGCAGACACGCTTGCAAGACCTGCTCAATCCTGATGTGATCCACGTCCACACCGATACCGACCAGGAAGAGGTAGCTCGCCTGATCTCGCACTACGATTTGCTGGCGCTGCCAGTGCTCGATGAGGAGGGCCGCCTGGTCGGCCTGATTACGGTGGACGACGTGATCGACGTGATCCGCGAAGAGCAAGCCGAGGATCTCTCAGAGATTGCCGGCACGAGCGTCGAAGAGTTCACTGCCGAAGAGGAAACGCTCTCTTGGCGCGCCGTGCTCGGGCGCGTGACCTGGCTGGCGGTCAATGTCGCCGCTGGCCTGCTGCTGGCACTGCTCTTGCATGGCCTGTTCGGCCCAGTCTTGCGCGCCAGCGCTCGCCTGGCTCAGGACCCGGCGACCTTCGGCGGCCTCTTGCGCGCGCTCCACTCACCTACCACGCTCAGCGGCATGGTCTCGCTGCTGCCCATGCTCTTGCTCACCAGCGGTAGTGTGGGCTCACAGGCGCTCGGCGTCACCGGCTGGCAGCTGCGTTCACAGCGCGGACGCGATTTCTGGCGCGGCTTCTTCCGCGAGCTACAGCTGGGAACCGCCGGCGG from Thermogemmatispora onikobensis includes the following:
- a CDS encoding magnesium transporter, with protein sequence NLLPAEAARQVRDLLHYDKQTAGGLMTTRVLGLPQHLTVEEALAYLRRHADHLETIYYLYVVDDEQHLAGVVSLRSLVTADPQTRLQDLLNPDVIHVHTDTDQEEVARLISHYDLLALPVLDEEGRLVGLITVDDVIDVIREEQAEDLSEIAGTSVEEFTAEEETLSWRAVLGRVTWLAVNVAAGLLLALLLHGLFGPVLRASARLAQDPATFGGLLRALHSPTTLSGMVSLLPMLLLTSGSVGSQALGVTGWQLRSQRGRDFWRGFFRELQLGTAGGILASVCVAILSWVLFGSPLLALAMGFGLGLTLLLAAILGLVLPTLFYRLHLRGSLLNAPLLDPLIAVLSVCAFLGITLPLLTGPLYTG